The following are encoded in a window of Trichocoleus sp. FACHB-46 genomic DNA:
- a CDS encoding FkbM family methyltransferase, giving the protein MSKTMEHFPELNDLRLCRHGMMLYNRNDVFIGRSLAFYGEYSESEVELFQQLLKPGNLVIEAGGNIGAHTVVFAKTVGRDGLVLVFEPQRIVFQTLCANLALNNLTNVSAKQVALGQKVGTTKLPPLNYEDPENFGGISLGRQYDGEEVDIKTIDSLDLQHCHLIKVDVEGMEKEVLGGALNTIKRLRPFLYVENDRPEHSEALISLIQSLNYRLWWHFCPLYNPNNFDENQENIFENLGSLNMLCIPAEIQTETALSEVSGPKDNPFNKITL; this is encoded by the coding sequence ATGAGCAAAACAATGGAGCACTTTCCAGAACTCAATGATTTACGTCTCTGCCGTCACGGCATGATGCTCTACAACAGAAATGACGTTTTCATCGGAAGATCACTTGCTTTTTATGGCGAGTACTCTGAATCTGAAGTGGAACTTTTTCAGCAACTCTTAAAACCAGGAAATTTAGTCATTGAAGCTGGAGGAAATATAGGCGCTCATACTGTTGTGTTTGCTAAAACTGTGGGACGGGACGGCCTAGTTCTTGTATTTGAGCCACAACGTATCGTTTTTCAAACCCTTTGCGCCAACTTGGCTCTCAACAATTTAACTAACGTGAGTGCAAAACAAGTAGCCTTAGGACAGAAAGTTGGTACAACGAAATTACCCCCTCTTAATTACGAAGATCCTGAAAACTTCGGCGGGATATCTCTAGGCAGGCAATACGATGGAGAGGAAGTAGATATTAAAACTATCGATAGTTTGGACTTACAGCACTGCCATTTAATCAAAGTAGATGTAGAGGGCATGGAGAAGGAGGTATTGGGTGGAGCTTTAAATACAATTAAACGTCTACGGCCTTTTCTTTATGTGGAAAATGACCGTCCAGAACACTCAGAAGCTTTAATCAGTCTCATTCAGTCTCTTAACTACCGTCTTTGGTGGCATTTCTGCCCACTGTATAACCCTAATAACTTCGACGAGAATCAGGAAAATATATTTGAAAATCTAGGCTCTCTTAATATGCTGTGCATTCCTGCAGAGATTCAAACTGAGACAGCTTTGAGCGAAGTTAGTGGGCCAAAAGACAATCCCTTTAACAAAATCACTTTGTAG
- a CDS encoding PCP reductase family protein, whose translation MRESDLTDALKWTPEAKVKLQNIPFFVRSQARQRIEHLAREGEMDTVTAELVEQARLEFGQ comes from the coding sequence ATGCGCGAATCTGACCTGACTGACGCTTTGAAATGGACTCCTGAAGCGAAAGTGAAACTACAAAACATTCCCTTTTTCGTGCGATCGCAGGCACGCCAGCGGATTGAGCATTTAGCGCGAGAAGGGGAGATGGATACGGTGACGGCTGAACTCGTCGAGCAAGCTCGCTTAGAGTTTGGTCAATAA
- a CDS encoding SWIM zinc finger family protein → MTHYSSNLPKNNPPPKATTAADGVSLQPSREWWAQRWVDVLESFGWRRRLERARNYARQGNVLALEFQGPKVSAQVQGTAPEPYQVSLSLDPFDDEQWGYVIETMSQRAIFSAKLLAGEMPQSIEEVFTSNGLSLFPLTRFDIHSKCSCPDPANPCKHIGAVYYLLGDRFSEDPFVLFELRGRTKEQIIAALRQMRSANSEGTSETAPEEATNERSQLITPLNLDQFWHYNEQLESSLVVIAPPPSTETILDVLGPISIKPESSSSAATAQPPTSAAMDHLRSIYIAASQQAVLSAMNTEGS, encoded by the coding sequence ATGACCCACTATTCTTCTAATCTCCCTAAAAACAACCCACCGCCCAAAGCTACCACTGCCGCCGATGGCGTTTCTCTCCAACCCAGTCGCGAGTGGTGGGCACAGCGCTGGGTAGATGTTCTAGAGTCCTTTGGCTGGCGGCGACGGTTAGAACGAGCTCGCAATTACGCTCGGCAAGGCAATGTTTTGGCACTAGAGTTTCAAGGGCCAAAGGTGTCTGCCCAAGTTCAAGGCACCGCTCCTGAGCCGTACCAAGTCTCGCTCTCCCTCGATCCGTTCGACGATGAACAATGGGGATATGTGATTGAGACCATGTCCCAGCGAGCAATTTTTTCAGCCAAACTACTAGCGGGAGAAATGCCTCAGAGCATTGAAGAGGTCTTTACTAGCAATGGTTTAAGCTTGTTTCCGTTGACGCGGTTCGATATCCACAGCAAATGCTCTTGTCCCGACCCTGCAAACCCTTGCAAGCACATTGGAGCGGTTTATTATCTGTTGGGCGATCGCTTTAGTGAAGATCCGTTTGTTCTGTTTGAACTTCGAGGTCGCACCAAAGAGCAAATTATTGCGGCCCTGCGACAAATGCGGAGTGCTAACAGTGAGGGAACGTCAGAAACAGCACCAGAAGAAGCAACGAATGAGCGATCGCAACTCATTACCCCTCTCAATCTCGACCAGTTTTGGCACTACAACGAACAACTAGAGTCCTCTTTGGTAGTAATTGCGCCTCCTCCTAGCACAGAAACAATTCTGGATGTGCTCGGCCCTATCTCTATCAAGCCAGAATCTAGCTCCAGTGCTGCTACGGCTCAACCTCCAACTTCAGCCGCAATGGATCACCTGCGCTCCATCTACATAGCTGCCAGCCAACAGGCCGTGTTATCAGCCATGAACACGGAAGGCAGTTAA
- a CDS encoding DEAD/DEAH box helicase, translated as MAILHGSWLLQTSKNMAHQSASGLGEYSPLNFTGCFFVWGETWRRIAEDTAITTDQVPEHPFAIAPSELADFLRSLQQAGKLKWTLPTPAANAATPPPDASSTPAGRSRKRTASTAIAVEPATTADGEITWRSQVLALPTWVTATAAIPQHSAAAVSEAEVTPDALCLSPWRVEGFCLPPLAAMQFLQALPLSSFGAEDSFVGDDLRFWSHMARWSLDLLARSKFLPMVQTNGNTVVAHWQVLLDSATDQARLEKFGQRLPAACRTYQAASQAASQVQALDLPLAPQDLIREFLNNTLDAQVRAIATPPTFTPASGDRRKPDAAIDPALQLWLQALSTESGLVATDSTTVGRLEAALNTWTAPLQDYLVEQRRFRTCFYLHPPVSGQTEWLLEYFLQAANDADFLLSAPTIWSNPVERLVYLGRTIERPQETLLAGLGLASRLYPLLEPSLHEQRPQFCRLTALQVYEFIKTAAWRLQDSGFGVILPPGLANQEGWANRLGLKIQAETSIAGDRRLGLQSLLNFRWGLSIGGQTLSKAEFDQLVALNTPLVEINGEWVELRPQDIRAAQNFFAERKDQMALSLEDALRISTGDTQVIEKLPVVSFEASGALQELINALTSGSQSVEAIATPTTFKGELRPYQARGAGWLAFLERWGLGACLADDMGLGKTVEFIAFLLHLHEQNALEQPTLLVCPTSVLGNWEREVKKFAPTLKVMVHHGDKRPKGKAFAKTVKGQHLVITSYALIQRDLKDLQTVSWQGVVLDEAQNIKNPDAKQSQAVRQLENHFRIALTGTPVENRLSELWSILDFLNPGYLGPKNFFQRRFAIPVERYGDTASLKTLRSLVQPFILRRLKSDRSIIQDLPEKQEMTIFCGLTAEQAKLYQQAVDASLAEIDSAEGIKRRGMILALLVKLKQICNHPDLGKDEGGKRKDEKTTTSSFKARSGKLQRLEEMLEEILATSEEVGANRADRALIFTQFAEWGKLLQDHLQKQLKQEIPFLYGSTSKKQREEMVDRFQQDPQGSQIFILSLKAGGVGLNLTRANHVFHFDRWWNPAVENQATDRVFRIGQTRNVQVHKFVCNGTLEEKIHELIESKKALAEQVVGAGEHWLTELDTDQLRNLLLLDRSAVIDEDAE; from the coding sequence GACTAGGCGAGTATTCACCTCTGAATTTCACAGGCTGTTTTTTTGTTTGGGGTGAGACGTGGCGACGGATTGCTGAAGACACTGCCATTACCACTGACCAAGTTCCTGAGCATCCCTTCGCGATCGCACCTAGTGAGTTAGCCGATTTCCTGCGATCGCTGCAACAAGCGGGCAAGCTCAAGTGGACGTTACCAACTCCGGCAGCCAATGCCGCTACGCCACCTCCAGACGCAAGCTCAACTCCGGCGGGACGCTCTCGTAAACGTACTGCGAGTACTGCGATCGCTGTTGAACCTGCTACCACTGCCGATGGCGAGATCACTTGGCGATCGCAAGTTTTGGCTTTGCCCACTTGGGTTACAGCCACAGCCGCTATCCCACAACATTCGGCTGCGGCAGTTAGTGAAGCTGAAGTCACACCCGATGCCCTCTGTCTCTCTCCTTGGCGAGTCGAAGGCTTTTGTCTACCACCCTTGGCTGCAATGCAATTTTTGCAGGCTTTGCCGCTGAGTTCCTTTGGTGCCGAAGACTCGTTTGTGGGCGATGATTTGCGGTTTTGGTCCCACATGGCTCGTTGGAGCCTAGATTTGCTGGCGCGATCGAAGTTTCTGCCAATGGTGCAAACCAATGGCAATACAGTAGTTGCTCATTGGCAAGTGCTTTTAGACAGCGCCACTGACCAAGCTCGATTAGAAAAGTTTGGGCAGCGCTTACCTGCGGCTTGCCGCACTTATCAAGCTGCATCTCAAGCTGCGTCACAAGTTCAAGCCCTAGACTTACCCCTAGCTCCGCAAGATTTGATTCGAGAATTCTTAAACAATACGCTGGATGCACAAGTTAGAGCGATCGCAACTCCTCCAACTTTTACGCCAGCTTCAGGCGATCGCCGTAAACCAGACGCGGCAATTGATCCAGCCCTGCAACTGTGGCTTCAAGCATTAAGCACTGAATCTGGTTTAGTAGCAACCGATTCAACGACCGTAGGGCGTTTAGAAGCCGCTTTGAATACCTGGACAGCTCCGCTCCAAGATTATTTGGTGGAGCAGCGACGGTTTCGGACTTGCTTCTATTTGCACCCTCCGGTCAGCGGTCAAACGGAATGGCTCCTAGAGTATTTCTTGCAGGCAGCTAATGATGCCGACTTTTTGCTGAGTGCCCCCACCATTTGGAGCAATCCAGTGGAGCGGTTAGTATATTTAGGCCGCACGATTGAGCGACCACAAGAAACGCTACTAGCAGGCTTAGGCCTCGCTTCAAGACTGTACCCGTTGCTAGAACCGAGCTTACATGAGCAACGACCTCAGTTTTGTCGTCTCACCGCTTTGCAGGTGTACGAGTTTATTAAAACAGCAGCTTGGCGCTTGCAAGACAGCGGCTTTGGCGTGATTCTCCCCCCTGGGCTAGCCAACCAAGAGGGCTGGGCCAACCGTCTCGGACTGAAAATTCAAGCAGAGACTTCTATTGCGGGCGATCGCCGTTTAGGGCTACAAAGCCTGCTGAATTTCCGCTGGGGTTTGTCCATTGGGGGTCAAACGCTTTCCAAAGCAGAGTTCGACCAGTTGGTGGCACTCAATACACCTTTAGTCGAAATCAATGGTGAGTGGGTAGAACTGCGTCCTCAAGATATCCGCGCCGCCCAGAACTTCTTCGCAGAACGTAAAGACCAGATGGCTCTTTCTCTAGAGGATGCCTTGCGAATTAGCACAGGCGACACTCAAGTGATTGAAAAGCTTCCCGTTGTGAGTTTTGAAGCTTCCGGTGCCTTGCAAGAGCTGATCAATGCCCTCACCTCTGGCAGTCAATCTGTAGAAGCGATCGCCACTCCTACCACTTTCAAAGGAGAACTGCGCCCCTACCAAGCCCGTGGTGCAGGATGGCTAGCATTTCTGGAGCGCTGGGGTTTGGGGGCTTGCCTCGCGGACGATATGGGTTTAGGTAAAACCGTGGAGTTCATTGCGTTCTTGTTACATCTACACGAGCAAAACGCTCTAGAACAACCGACCTTGTTGGTCTGTCCCACTTCTGTATTAGGGAATTGGGAGCGAGAAGTAAAGAAATTTGCTCCCACCCTCAAGGTGATGGTGCATCACGGTGACAAGCGTCCTAAAGGTAAAGCTTTTGCCAAAACTGTTAAAGGTCAACATTTAGTCATTACAAGTTACGCGCTGATTCAGCGAGATCTGAAGGATCTACAAACTGTGAGTTGGCAGGGGGTGGTGCTAGATGAAGCTCAAAATATTAAAAACCCAGACGCTAAGCAATCGCAAGCAGTCCGACAGTTAGAGAACCACTTTCGCATTGCCTTGACAGGAACTCCCGTAGAGAACCGCCTCTCCGAGCTGTGGTCCATTTTGGACTTCCTCAATCCTGGCTACTTGGGGCCAAAGAACTTCTTTCAACGACGGTTTGCGATTCCGGTCGAGCGTTATGGTGATACTGCCTCGCTCAAAACTCTGCGATCGCTGGTGCAACCCTTTATCTTGCGCCGCCTCAAGAGCGATCGCAGCATTATCCAAGATTTGCCCGAAAAACAGGAAATGACTATTTTCTGTGGGCTGACTGCCGAGCAAGCAAAACTATATCAGCAGGCTGTCGATGCTTCCTTGGCCGAAATTGATAGCGCTGAAGGCATTAAACGGCGAGGCATGATTTTGGCACTACTGGTGAAACTAAAGCAAATTTGTAACCACCCAGATTTGGGGAAGGATGAAGGCGGAAAGAGGAAGGATGAAAAAACAACTACTTCATCCTTTAAAGCTCGTTCAGGCAAACTTCAGCGCTTGGAGGAGATGCTGGAAGAAATTTTAGCGACGAGTGAAGAAGTAGGTGCCAACCGAGCCGATCGCGCCCTAATCTTTACTCAGTTTGCTGAATGGGGCAAATTGCTACAAGACCACCTACAAAAACAGCTCAAGCAAGAAATTCCATTCCTATACGGCAGCACCTCCAAGAAACAGCGCGAGGAAATGGTCGATCGCTTCCAACAAGATCCACAAGGCTCTCAAATCTTCATTCTTTCCCTTAAAGCAGGCGGAGTAGGTCTCAATCTAACTCGCGCCAACCATGTCTTCCACTTCGATCGCTGGTGGAATCCAGCAGTCGAAAACCAAGCGACTGACCGGGTATTCCGTATCGGTCAAACTCGCAATGTCCAGGTGCATAAGTTTGTCTGCAACGGCACCCTGGAAGAAAAAATTCATGAACTAATCGAAAGTAAAAAAGCCTTGGCCGAGCAGGTAGTAGGAGCAGGTGAACATTGGCTAACCGAGCTTGATACCGATCAACTCCGCAACCTGCTCTTGCTCGATCGCAGTGCTGTGATTGATGAGGATGCCGAATGA